Proteins found in one Streptomyces sp. NBC_00461 genomic segment:
- a CDS encoding glutamyl-tRNA reductase, which produces MSLLVVGLSHRSAPVSVLERAALSADAQIKLLQDTVAAEPATEAAVLATCNRIELYADVDKFHAGVAELSTLLAQHSGVGLEELTPYLYVHYEDRAVHHLFSVACGLDSMVVGEGQILGQMKDSLAKAQDLHTAGRLLNDLFQQALRVGKRAHSETGIDRAGQSLVTFGLEQLSAGADVQAWARGKKALVIGAGSMSSLAAATLVRAGVTEIVIANRTADRAQRLAQILTEGDGTDVAARAVPMGAVPVELTRADVVVSCTGATGLVLSAETIAGATEGRTPGVSGGSAAQTDGGFGRTTAAATAVSGPSVPAAESVVADEFAPAGLDAEEGCPLDLPAVPATTGFSVLGEAAVAGMAASELEQHAAWVDNAPRPQSSTPAPAPVVVLDPAEDAEAIAALAALAASVGRIPERRKPEPVVEAPRPTPVLFLLDLAMPRDIDAAVHRLAGVRLVDIESLAEASADAPMAADVDQVRRIVSDEVAAFGAALRAAHITPTVVALRTMAADVVASEIARLEGRLPGLDDKHRGEITQTVKRVVDKLLHAPTVRVKQLAAEPGGAGYADALRTLFDLDQEAVAAVSRAENDSEISKNRGPA; this is translated from the coding sequence ATGAGTCTCCTCGTCGTCGGGCTGAGCCACCGCAGCGCCCCGGTCAGCGTCCTGGAACGGGCCGCACTGAGCGCGGACGCCCAGATCAAGCTGCTGCAGGACACGGTCGCCGCCGAGCCCGCCACCGAGGCCGCGGTCCTGGCCACCTGCAACCGCATCGAGCTGTACGCCGACGTCGACAAGTTCCACGCCGGTGTCGCCGAGCTGTCCACGCTGCTCGCCCAGCACAGCGGGGTGGGCCTGGAAGAGCTCACGCCCTATCTCTACGTCCACTACGAGGACCGGGCCGTCCATCATCTGTTCTCGGTGGCGTGCGGGCTGGACTCCATGGTCGTGGGCGAGGGGCAGATCCTCGGGCAGATGAAGGACTCGCTGGCCAAGGCGCAGGACCTGCACACCGCGGGACGGCTGCTCAACGACCTGTTCCAGCAGGCGCTGCGGGTCGGCAAGCGCGCCCACTCCGAGACCGGCATCGACCGGGCCGGGCAGTCCCTGGTCACCTTCGGCCTGGAGCAGCTGTCCGCCGGAGCCGACGTCCAGGCGTGGGCCCGCGGCAAGAAGGCGCTGGTCATCGGCGCCGGCTCGATGTCCTCGCTGGCCGCCGCCACCCTCGTGCGGGCCGGGGTCACCGAGATCGTGATCGCCAACCGCACCGCCGACCGGGCCCAGCGGCTCGCACAGATACTGACCGAGGGCGACGGTACGGACGTGGCGGCCCGCGCGGTACCGATGGGTGCGGTGCCGGTCGAGCTGACACGTGCCGACGTCGTGGTGTCCTGTACCGGGGCGACCGGGCTGGTGCTGTCGGCCGAGACGATCGCGGGGGCGACCGAGGGCCGCACGCCGGGCGTGTCGGGCGGAAGCGCGGCGCAGACGGACGGCGGCTTCGGCCGTACGACAGCGGCGGCGACGGCCGTGTCCGGCCCGTCGGTCCCGGCCGCCGAGTCGGTCGTAGCCGATGAGTTCGCGCCCGCCGGCCTCGATGCCGAGGAAGGGTGTCCGCTCGATCTTCCCGCCGTGCCGGCCACCACCGGTTTCTCCGTGCTCGGCGAGGCAGCCGTGGCCGGAATGGCCGCCTCCGAGCTGGAGCAGCACGCGGCCTGGGTGGACAACGCCCCGCGGCCGCAGAGCTCCACCCCCGCGCCCGCCCCGGTCGTCGTGCTGGACCCCGCCGAGGACGCCGAGGCCATCGCGGCGCTCGCCGCCCTCGCCGCCTCCGTCGGCCGCATCCCCGAGCGCCGTAAGCCCGAGCCGGTCGTCGAGGCCCCGCGCCCCACACCCGTCCTCTTCCTCCTCGACCTCGCGATGCCCCGCGACATCGACGCGGCCGTGCACCGGCTCGCCGGGGTGCGGCTGGTGGACATCGAGTCGCTGGCCGAGGCTTCCGCCGACGCACCGATGGCCGCCGACGTCGACCAGGTCCGCCGTATCGTCTCCGACGAGGTCGCGGCCTTCGGGGCGGCGCTCCGGGCCGCGCACATCACGCCCACCGTGGTCGCCCTGCGGACGATGGCCGCCGACGTCGTCGCGAGCGAGATCGCGCGCCTTGAGGGGCGGCTGCCCGGGCTCGACGACAAGCACCGCGGCGAGATCACACAGACCGTCAAGCGCGTCGTCGACAAGCTGCTGCACGCGCCGACCGTACGGGTCAAGCAGCTCGCGGCCGAGCCCGGCGGCGCCGGGTACGCGGACGCGCTGCGCACCCTGTTCGACCTCGACCAGGAGGCGGTGGCCGCCGTCTCCCGGGCCGAAAACGACTCAGAGATCAGCAAGAACCGAGGGCCAGCATGA
- the hemC gene encoding hydroxymethylbilane synthase produces MNSKALRLGTRRSRLAMAQSGQVADAVSQVTGRPVELVEITTYGDTSREHLAQIGGTGVFVTALRDALLRGEVDFAVHSLKDLPTAQPAELALAAIPLREDPRDVIVARDALKFTDLPRGARIGTGSPRRMAQLNAYARSHGLDIQTVPIRGNVDTRIRYVQDGELDAVVLAAAGLSRIGRIDEVTDFLSVDTVLPAPGQGALAIECRAGNTAQDTDLIAALGELDDPFTRAAVTAERSLLAALEAGCSAPVGALADLLADGQIVNEMRLRGIVGTTDGTRTVQLSTTGPVPETYDQAMALGRELAAEMLAQGAAGLMGERAQ; encoded by the coding sequence ATGAACAGCAAGGCACTGAGACTCGGGACCAGGCGAAGCAGACTCGCCATGGCCCAGTCCGGGCAAGTGGCGGACGCCGTGAGCCAGGTGACCGGACGGCCCGTCGAGCTCGTCGAGATCACCACCTACGGCGACACCTCCCGCGAGCACCTCGCGCAGATCGGCGGCACGGGAGTGTTCGTCACGGCGCTGCGTGACGCGCTGCTGCGGGGTGAGGTCGACTTCGCGGTTCATTCGCTCAAGGACCTGCCCACAGCGCAGCCCGCGGAACTGGCGCTGGCCGCCATCCCGCTGCGTGAGGACCCGCGCGACGTGATCGTCGCCCGGGACGCGCTGAAGTTCACCGACCTGCCGCGCGGCGCGCGCATCGGTACGGGTTCGCCGCGCCGCATGGCGCAGCTGAACGCGTACGCGCGCAGCCACGGGCTGGACATACAGACGGTCCCGATCCGGGGCAACGTCGACACCCGGATCCGGTATGTGCAGGACGGTGAGCTGGACGCCGTCGTCCTCGCCGCCGCCGGCCTCAGCCGGATAGGCCGGATCGACGAAGTGACCGACTTCCTGTCGGTCGACACGGTTCTGCCCGCCCCTGGCCAAGGGGCGCTGGCGATCGAGTGCAGGGCGGGGAACACCGCCCAAGACACTGACCTGATCGCGGCACTCGGCGAACTCGACGACCCGTTCACGCGGGCCGCCGTGACCGCCGAAAGGTCACTGCTCGCCGCCCTGGAGGCCGGGTGCAGCGCCCCTGTGGGCGCGCTGGCCGACCTTCTGGCCGACGGGCAGATTGTCAACGAAATGCGCCTGCGCGGCATAGTCGGCACGACCGACGGCACGCGTACGGTGCAGCTGTCCACCACCGGTCCCGTGCCCGAGACGTACGACCAAGCAATGGCGCTCGGCCGTGAACTCGCGGCCGAGATGCTTGCCCAGGGCGCGGCCGGTCTGATGGGGGAGCGAGCACAGTGA
- a CDS encoding bifunctional uroporphyrinogen-III C-methyltransferase/uroporphyrinogen-III synthase: MSPTTLPTGLDHGHVTFLGAGPGDPGLLTLRAVEALANADVLVAEHDVLDVVRQHARQGAAEVHTDGGPSSDPLPGTGTPQLAVVDGSSTTAGVPVVRDAAHLVMEAARGGRRVVRAVSGDPGLDTNAAEEMLACARAGVPFEVVPGVATAVGVPAYAGVPLRDAEGADVRFVDARTASDRCWTEVGASDGTVVVSTTLDSVGAAAGELVSAGRKPDTPMTVTVAGTTTRQRTWTATLGTIAQTLKQAKVLPSPEGGRPVIAVVGERSAVAQRDQLSWFESKPLFGWKVLVPRTKEQAASLSDQLRSYGAVPHEVPTIAVEPPRTPQQMERAVKGLVTGRYEWIAFTSVNAVKAVREKFEEYGLDARAFAGIKVAAVGEQTAKALVAFGVKPDLVPSGEQSAAGLLEDWPPYDPVFDPIDRVFLPRADIATETLVAGLIELGWEVDDVTAYRTVRASPPPADTREAIKGGGFDAVLFTSSSTVRNLVGIAGKPHNVTVIACIGPATAKTAEEHGLRVDVMAPEPSVHRLAEALADFGLRRRAAAQEAGDAVTRPSERRPGARRRRTT; this comes from the coding sequence GTGAGCCCCACCACCCTTCCCACCGGCCTCGATCACGGGCACGTCACCTTCCTCGGTGCCGGACCCGGGGATCCGGGACTGCTGACTCTGCGCGCCGTTGAGGCGCTGGCGAACGCGGACGTACTGGTCGCCGAGCACGACGTGCTCGACGTGGTGCGTCAGCACGCCAGACAGGGCGCCGCCGAGGTGCACACGGACGGGGGCCCTTCATCGGACCCGCTTCCGGGCACGGGCACACCTCAGCTGGCGGTTGTTGACGGCTCGTCAACAACCGCTGGAGTCCCCGTGGTACGGGATGCCGCACATCTTGTCATGGAGGCCGCACGGGGCGGCAGGCGGGTCGTGCGTGCGGTGTCCGGGGATCCCGGACTCGACACGAACGCCGCCGAGGAGATGCTCGCCTGCGCCCGCGCCGGCGTGCCCTTCGAGGTGGTGCCCGGTGTCGCCACCGCCGTCGGCGTGCCCGCGTACGCCGGTGTTCCGCTGCGGGACGCCGAGGGCGCGGACGTGCGGTTCGTCGACGCGCGTACGGCATCGGACCGGTGCTGGACGGAGGTGGGGGCGTCGGACGGGACCGTGGTCGTGTCGACGACGCTGGACTCCGTCGGTGCCGCCGCCGGTGAACTGGTGTCGGCAGGCCGTAAGCCCGATACCCCGATGACCGTGACGGTGGCCGGTACGACCACGCGTCAGCGGACCTGGACGGCGACGCTCGGCACCATCGCGCAGACCCTGAAGCAGGCCAAGGTGCTGCCGTCGCCCGAGGGCGGCCGGCCGGTGATAGCCGTGGTCGGTGAGCGTTCCGCCGTCGCCCAGCGCGACCAGTTGTCGTGGTTCGAGTCCAAGCCGCTGTTCGGCTGGAAGGTTCTCGTGCCGCGTACGAAGGAGCAGGCGGCGTCGCTCTCCGACCAGCTGCGGTCCTACGGGGCCGTGCCGCACGAGGTGCCGACCATCGCCGTCGAGCCGCCGCGCACGCCCCAGCAGATGGAGCGGGCCGTGAAGGGGCTCGTCACCGGGCGCTACGAGTGGATCGCCTTCACCTCGGTGAACGCGGTCAAGGCCGTGCGGGAGAAGTTCGAGGAGTACGGGCTCGACGCGCGGGCCTTCGCGGGGATCAAGGTCGCCGCGGTGGGCGAGCAGACGGCGAAGGCGCTGGTCGCCTTTGGCGTGAAGCCGGATCTGGTGCCCAGCGGGGAGCAGTCGGCTGCGGGGCTGCTGGAGGACTGGCCGCCGTACGACCCCGTTTTCGATCCGATCGACCGGGTGTTCCTGCCGCGGGCCGACATCGCCACGGAGACTCTTGTCGCCGGGCTCATCGAGCTGGGCTGGGAGGTCGACGACGTCACCGCGTACCGGACCGTGCGGGCGTCGCCGCCGCCGGCCGATACCCGGGAGGCGATCAAGGGGGGTGGCTTCGATGCCGTTCTCTTCACGTCGTCCTCCACCGTGCGCAACCTGGTGGGTATCGCCGGGAAGCCGCACAACGTGACGGTGATCGCCTGTATCGGTCCGGCCACCGCGAAGACCGCCGAGGAGCACGGGCTGCGGGTGGACGTGATGGCTCCGGAGCCGTCCGTGCACAGGCTGGCCGAGGCGCTGGCGGACTTCGGGTTGCGGCGGCGGGCTGCCGCGCAGGAGGCCGGCGATGCGGTTACTCGGCCGAGTGAGCGGCGGCCGGGGGCTCGGCGGCGTCGTACGACCTGA
- a CDS encoding FAD-binding oxidoreductase: MTATHHTPDLFALSEIHGPVLRPGDDAYVAEVTGFNLAAIHRPDIVVGARDTDDIVTAMRWAAATGTPIAVQATGHGANFPIDGGLLISTTRLTDVTIDPAERTATVAAGAKWRHVLEAAAPHGLAPLNGSSSDAGVVGYTLGGGLPILGRTYGYAADRVRSFQVVTPDAGLRTATADSEPDLFWALRGGKGNVGVVTELTFDLLPLATVLGGGIYFSGEDAEAVLRTWADWTTTLPVEMCSAYTLLRLPPIPEIPEPLRGGFWSRVALAWTGDTEEGEHLLAPLREAAPVVLDTVEVMPYAAMDRIYLDPHDPLPAREACTLLRALPPDALTTFLDRAGPAVPDLPLLLIELRHMGGALSRPADIEDAICARDASYILETVGVLPDAEFAAAVESATSALHTAMAPHSTGHTMVNLHGTPGNEKDRARAWTDEVYTRLSHTKATYDPGNLLRYGHTVTPQPA, encoded by the coding sequence ATGACCGCCACCCACCACACCCCGGACCTGTTCGCCCTGTCCGAGATCCACGGGCCCGTCCTGCGCCCGGGCGACGACGCCTACGTCGCCGAGGTCACCGGCTTCAACCTCGCCGCCATCCACCGTCCCGACATCGTGGTCGGAGCGAGGGACACCGACGACATCGTCACGGCGATGCGCTGGGCCGCGGCCACCGGCACCCCCATCGCCGTCCAGGCCACCGGCCACGGCGCGAACTTCCCGATCGACGGCGGACTGCTCATCAGCACCACCCGCCTGACGGACGTGACCATCGACCCGGCCGAACGCACGGCGACGGTCGCGGCCGGCGCGAAGTGGCGCCACGTCCTGGAGGCGGCCGCCCCGCACGGCCTCGCCCCGCTCAACGGCTCCTCCTCGGACGCGGGCGTCGTCGGCTACACGCTGGGCGGCGGTCTCCCCATCCTCGGCCGGACCTACGGCTACGCGGCCGACCGGGTCCGTTCCTTCCAGGTGGTCACCCCCGACGCAGGGCTGCGCACGGCGACCGCCGACTCCGAACCCGACCTCTTCTGGGCCCTGCGCGGCGGCAAGGGCAACGTGGGTGTGGTCACCGAGCTGACCTTCGACCTGCTCCCGCTCGCCACGGTGCTGGGCGGTGGCATCTACTTCTCCGGCGAGGACGCGGAGGCGGTGCTCCGTACCTGGGCCGACTGGACGACCACGCTCCCCGTCGAGATGTGCAGCGCGTACACCCTCCTGCGCCTCCCGCCGATCCCGGAGATCCCCGAGCCCCTGCGCGGCGGCTTCTGGTCTCGCGTCGCCCTGGCCTGGACCGGCGACACGGAGGAGGGCGAGCACCTGCTGGCACCCCTGCGCGAGGCCGCCCCGGTCGTCCTCGACACCGTGGAGGTGATGCCGTACGCGGCCATGGACCGCATCTACCTGGACCCGCACGACCCGCTCCCCGCCCGCGAAGCCTGCACCCTTCTCAGGGCCCTGCCCCCGGACGCCCTCACGACGTTCCTGGACCGGGCGGGCCCGGCGGTCCCGGACCTCCCGCTCCTCCTGATCGAACTCCGCCACATGGGCGGCGCGCTCTCCCGCCCCGCCGACATCGAGGACGCCATCTGCGCCCGCGACGCCAGCTACATCCTGGAAACGGTCGGCGTCCTGCCCGACGCCGAGTTCGCGGCCGCAGTGGAGTCGGCGACGAGTGCCCTCCACACCGCGATGGCCCCGCACAGCACGGGCCACACGATGGTCAACCTGCACGGCACACCGGGGAACGAGAAGGACCGGGCGCGCGCCTGGACGGACGAGGTCTACACCCGCCTGAGCCACACGAAGGCGACATACGACCCAGGCAACCTGCTGCGCTACGGGCACACGGTGACCCCACAACCCGCGTGA
- the hemB gene encoding porphobilinogen synthase: MTTYGSFPGTRPRRLRTTPVMRRMVAETRLHPADFILPAFVREGVSEPVPIAAMPGVVQHTRDSLKKAAAEAVAAGISGIMLFGVPEEDKKDALGTPGTDPEGILQVAIRDVRAEVGDDLLVMSDLCLDETTDHGHCGVLDAEGRVDNDATLERYAEMAQVQADAGAHVVGPSGMMDGQIGVVRDALDQIGREDVAILAYTAKYASAFYGPFREAVGSSLKGDRKTYQQDPANLRESLRELALDLEEGADMVMVKPAGPYLDVLARVADAVDVPVAAYQISGEYSMVEAAAEKGWIDRDRAILETLTGIRRAGAQNILTYWAVEAAQKLR; the protein is encoded by the coding sequence ATGACGACGTACGGATCCTTTCCCGGCACCCGGCCGCGGCGGCTGCGCACCACTCCCGTCATGCGGCGCATGGTCGCCGAGACCCGGCTGCACCCTGCGGACTTCATCCTCCCGGCGTTCGTGCGCGAGGGCGTGAGCGAGCCCGTGCCGATCGCCGCCATGCCCGGCGTCGTGCAGCACACGCGCGACAGCCTGAAGAAGGCGGCCGCCGAGGCGGTGGCGGCCGGGATCTCCGGGATCATGCTCTTCGGCGTGCCGGAGGAGGACAAGAAGGACGCCCTCGGGACGCCGGGGACCGATCCGGAGGGGATTCTGCAGGTCGCGATCCGCGACGTGCGGGCCGAGGTGGGCGACGACCTGCTCGTCATGTCCGATCTGTGTCTCGACGAGACGACCGATCACGGGCATTGCGGGGTGCTCGACGCGGAAGGGCGCGTCGACAACGACGCCACCCTGGAGCGGTACGCCGAGATGGCGCAGGTCCAGGCCGACGCCGGCGCCCATGTGGTCGGGCCCAGCGGAATGATGGACGGGCAGATCGGGGTCGTCCGTGACGCGCTCGACCAGATCGGGCGGGAGGACGTCGCGATCCTCGCCTACACCGCGAAGTACGCGTCCGCCTTCTACGGGCCGTTCCGCGAGGCCGTCGGCTCGTCGCTCAAGGGCGACCGCAAGACGTACCAGCAGGATCCGGCGAACCTCCGCGAGTCCCTGCGGGAGCTGGCGCTCGATCTCGAAGAGGGCGCCGACATGGTGATGGTCAAGCCTGCCGGGCCCTACCTCGACGTCCTGGCGCGCGTCGCCGACGCCGTGGACGTGCCGGTGGCCGCCTACCAGATCTCCGGCGAGTACTCGATGGTCGAGGCCGCCGCGGAGAAGGGCTGGATCGACCGCGACCGGGCGATCCTGGAGACGCTGACCGGCATCAGGCGGGCGGGCGCGCAGAACATCCTGACGTACTGGGCCGTGGAGGCCGCGCAGAAGCTGCGCTGA